In Halovivax gelatinilyticus, the following are encoded in one genomic region:
- a CDS encoding DUF1616 domain-containing protein: MSSETTHRSWLGVVRSYPGDLLACTAITVGCWYAVTSLPPGSRLRIAATVPLLLALPGYAVVSILFPGAAQRRPTQRETPRQARGIDLAERLGLSFGISIALLPVVSTLIVLVGFDLSATSATTAIGGLTVVAAQAGAWRRSRVPIADRFVLSPVDQFRRLTGEDARYATATAGVLVGAVVLSVGVLLFAIASPPAAASYTEIALYGEDSDGEYEIGAIPAAIEPNGSVSVGVEVTNNHDETRPYTAVIQQQTVDDGEVIDRTESTRLEYQVDPSSSSIEDATIAPQAPLDEPVRIVVLLYETDDGVVPDEPTLDNADQSLYFWITLTEDPDDDGTIVVD; the protein is encoded by the coding sequence ATGAGTTCGGAAACCACGCATCGGTCGTGGCTCGGTGTAGTACGGTCGTATCCGGGCGATCTGTTGGCCTGTACGGCGATCACGGTCGGGTGCTGGTACGCCGTCACGTCCCTCCCGCCGGGAAGTCGGCTGCGGATCGCCGCCACCGTTCCGCTCTTGCTCGCCCTTCCGGGGTACGCCGTCGTCTCAATTCTGTTCCCGGGGGCGGCCCAGAGACGACCGACCCAGCGTGAGACACCGAGACAGGCCCGCGGGATCGATCTCGCCGAGCGATTGGGGCTCTCGTTCGGCATTTCTATCGCCCTGTTACCGGTAGTCTCGACACTGATCGTCCTCGTCGGATTCGACCTCTCGGCGACGTCCGCGACGACGGCAATCGGAGGGCTAACCGTCGTCGCCGCCCAAGCGGGTGCGTGGCGGAGGAGTCGCGTACCGATCGCAGACCGGTTCGTTCTCAGCCCGGTTGACCAGTTCAGGCGTTTGACTGGCGAAGATGCGCGATACGCTACCGCCACGGCTGGCGTCCTCGTCGGGGCGGTCGTTCTTTCGGTCGGCGTGCTTCTGTTCGCCATCGCCTCGCCACCCGCCGCCGCATCCTACACGGAAATCGCCCTGTACGGCGAGGACTCCGACGGAGAATACGAAATCGGTGCGATTCCGGCGGCTATCGAACCGAACGGATCGGTGTCAGTCGGCGTCGAAGTAACGAACAACCACGACGAAACGCGCCCGTACACCGCCGTTATCCAGCAACAGACGGTAGACGACGGGGAGGTAATCGATCGAACCGAATCGACGAGACTCGAGTACCAGGTCGATCCATCGAGTTCGAGTATCGAAGATGCGACGATCGCTCCGCAAGCTCCGCTCGACGAACCGGTGCGAATCGTCGTGTTGCTCTACGAAACCGACGACGGCGTCGTACCGGACGAACCGACGCTGGACAACGCCGATCAGTCGCTTTACTTCTGGATCACACTCACCGAAGATCCCGACGACGACGGAACGATCGTCGTCGATTGA
- a CDS encoding PadR family transcriptional regulator: MYDLTGFQRDLLYVIAGADQPSGQTVKDEVEEYYEAEINHGRLYPNLDTLVNKALVEKGQLDRRTNYYSISDEGRETIERRRQWESQYVSV, translated from the coding sequence ATGTACGATCTGACCGGCTTCCAGCGTGACCTGTTGTACGTCATCGCGGGTGCAGACCAACCGTCCGGACAGACGGTAAAAGACGAGGTAGAAGAGTACTATGAGGCGGAGATCAACCACGGTAGGCTCTACCCGAATCTCGATACGCTCGTGAACAAAGCACTGGTCGAGAAAGGCCAGCTCGACAGACGGACCAACTACTACTCTATCAGTGACGAAGGGAGAGAAACCATCGAACGTCGCCGGCAGTGGGAATCTCAGTACGTCTCGGTCTGA
- a CDS encoding winged helix-turn-helix domain-containing protein, with the protein MSSEFSQTGRTSDRTVEVSDNPAKQLDVLGNECSRTILVATQEGPRTAKELTERTDSSSATVYRRINDLLASDLIEECIRFDAGGSHTTAYRATVEELSISFDTDGIAVSIARTTQ; encoded by the coding sequence ATGTCTAGCGAATTCAGCCAAACCGGTAGAACGTCCGACAGAACAGTCGAAGTGAGTGATAACCCAGCGAAGCAACTCGACGTCCTCGGTAACGAGTGCTCTCGCACTATCCTCGTCGCGACCCAGGAGGGCCCGCGTACCGCGAAGGAACTAACCGAGCGGACCGATAGCTCGTCAGCCACCGTTTACAGGCGGATCAATGACTTGCTCGCGAGCGATCTGATCGAAGAGTGTATCCGGTTCGACGCCGGCGGCTCTCACACCACTGCCTATCGGGCCACGGTTGAGGAGCTCTCGATTTCGTTCGATACGGACGGAATTGCGGTTTCAATCGCGCGAACGACCCAGTAG
- a CDS encoding DUF7563 family protein codes for MESSSTGTRCRKCGTHVTQQFARVFGDNGDIVHGCPSCTTYREMQAGDHLTGHK; via the coding sequence ATGGAATCGTCGTCGACCGGAACGCGCTGTCGAAAATGTGGGACGCACGTCACCCAGCAGTTCGCACGCGTCTTCGGTGATAACGGGGACATCGTCCACGGCTGTCCGTCGTGTACAACGTACCGAGAGATGCAAGCAGGAGATCACCTGACCGGGCACAAGTGA
- a CDS encoding DUF7344 domain-containing protein: MLERTEKETGLAESDIFHILGNDRRRAIVSELAARPDTVEVSTIATAVATREADSEEDVPNNLYKSVYVSLQQTHLPQLESDEVISYDPDEKTIRHGPQFDHVRTYLSRTDHSGDRMVVLSLAVAITGLLTIVLSGIGVPIFDSVEPVVWGTLSLLIVSLGCLYQLFA; encoded by the coding sequence ATGTTAGAACGTACTGAGAAAGAAACCGGGCTCGCTGAGAGCGACATCTTTCACATCCTCGGCAACGATAGACGTCGGGCGATCGTCTCCGAATTAGCGGCCAGACCGGATACCGTCGAAGTGTCGACGATCGCGACCGCCGTAGCCACTCGTGAAGCCGACTCGGAGGAGGACGTACCGAACAATCTCTACAAAAGCGTCTATGTCTCACTCCAACAGACTCACCTACCGCAACTCGAATCGGACGAGGTGATCTCGTACGATCCGGACGAGAAAACGATCCGGCACGGGCCACAGTTCGACCACGTTCGAACGTACCTGTCGAGAACGGACCACTCCGGCGATCGAATGGTCGTACTCTCGTTGGCGGTCGCTATCACGGGGCTTCTCACGATCGTGCTGAGTGGAATCGGTGTTCCGATTTTCGACAGCGTCGAACCCGTCGTCTGGGGCACCCTCTCACTTCTGATCGTCTCACTGGGTTGTCTGTACCAGCTATTCGCTTGA
- a CDS encoding helix-turn-helix transcriptional regulator, which yields MIPPLSQWNLPARVRTDAPVVIDTIDVSIVVAVSAIVVILIAALVLRTRQSSPQDTAHEQSFSRADQPILTDRERVLELVDANGGRMKQTEIVDSVEWSKAKVSRLLADLESNEDIIKLRLGRENLICRPGNEPAASRSARPDPNPSSDRFGERSEETRSSE from the coding sequence ATGATACCTCCTTTGAGCCAGTGGAATCTACCGGCACGCGTTCGGACGGACGCGCCCGTTGTGATCGACACGATCGACGTTTCGATCGTCGTGGCGGTTTCCGCGATCGTCGTCATCCTGATCGCCGCGCTCGTGTTACGAACCAGGCAATCGTCGCCACAGGATACGGCCCACGAACAATCATTTTCGAGGGCCGATCAACCAATTTTGACCGATCGTGAACGCGTCCTCGAACTCGTCGACGCCAATGGCGGTCGCATGAAACAGACCGAAATCGTCGATTCGGTAGAGTGGTCCAAAGCGAAAGTGAGCCGGCTTCTCGCGGACCTCGAATCCAACGAAGACATCATCAAACTCCGCCTCGGTCGAGAGAACCTCATTTGCCGGCCCGGGAACGAGCCGGCCGCCTCACGCTCTGCCCGTCCGGACCCGAACCCGTCCTCGGATCGATTCGGCGAACGGAGCGAAGAAACGCGATCAAGCGAATAG
- the allB gene encoding allantoinase AllB, whose protein sequence is MTVDLVVKHATVVTPDGKVPDAGIAIDDGTIVSLGRSGQLPDAERTIDANGSVVVPGVIDTHIHNREPGLEYKGDWESATRAAAAGGVTTVVGMPNTDPVIDRPEALELKFERGEAAAHVDFQSYAVVTSENVDRIPALDAAGALGFKIFLGSTVGDVPAPTDGEILDAMTAIRETGKRLGFHEENGEIIDHYERQYRAAGKNRPIDHAHSRPVLAEREAVERMITFASDRDVPIHMFHVSSGDAADAVARGKERGVDVTAETAPHYLWFTESVLEEKGNVARVQPPIRSTDQHERLWEQFSAGVIDCIATDHAPHTDEEKLVDDPFGDTWAAISGFVGLETQVPAMLTFVDEGRLELEEWVYHHSTRPAQVWGMYPQKGSLRIGTDADLTIVDTDEAWTLEDRHALHSKNTVTPFEGESFVGRAHTTIVRGQVVYEDGRVTGEPGDGTRVDVD, encoded by the coding sequence ATGACTGTCGACCTCGTCGTAAAACACGCTACGGTCGTGACGCCGGACGGCAAGGTTCCGGATGCCGGAATCGCGATCGACGACGGAACGATCGTGAGCCTCGGCCGGTCTGGGCAGCTTCCCGATGCCGAACGCACCATTGACGCGAACGGGTCCGTCGTCGTCCCGGGCGTAATCGACACCCACATCCACAATCGCGAGCCAGGTCTCGAGTACAAAGGAGATTGGGAGTCGGCGACTCGTGCCGCCGCAGCGGGCGGGGTGACGACCGTCGTCGGGATGCCGAACACCGATCCCGTGATCGACCGGCCCGAAGCGCTCGAACTCAAGTTCGAGCGGGGCGAGGCGGCCGCCCACGTAGACTTTCAGAGCTACGCCGTCGTTACGTCCGAGAACGTCGACAGAATCCCCGCCCTCGATGCTGCCGGCGCACTCGGATTCAAGATTTTCCTCGGCTCTACGGTCGGCGACGTTCCGGCACCCACCGACGGCGAGATTCTAGACGCGATGACGGCGATCCGGGAGACCGGAAAGCGACTCGGCTTTCACGAGGAAAACGGCGAAATCATCGATCACTACGAGCGGCAGTACAGGGCCGCCGGAAAAAACAGGCCAATCGATCATGCTCACTCCCGTCCGGTACTTGCCGAGCGCGAGGCTGTCGAGCGAATGATCACCTTCGCGTCGGATCGTGACGTTCCAATACACATGTTCCACGTCTCTTCCGGCGACGCGGCGGATGCGGTCGCTCGCGGGAAAGAACGTGGCGTGGACGTGACGGCCGAAACGGCGCCGCACTATCTCTGGTTTACCGAATCCGTTCTGGAGGAGAAAGGAAACGTTGCACGCGTCCAGCCCCCGATTCGATCGACCGACCAGCACGAGCGCCTCTGGGAACAGTTTTCGGCGGGCGTCATCGATTGCATCGCGACCGATCACGCTCCGCACACTGACGAAGAGAAACTGGTCGACGATCCGTTCGGTGACACCTGGGCCGCTATCTCCGGCTTCGTCGGTCTCGAAACGCAAGTGCCGGCGATGTTGACCTTCGTCGACGAAGGTCGCCTGGAACTCGAAGAGTGGGTTTATCACCACTCGACCCGACCCGCTCAGGTCTGGGGGATGTATCCGCAGAAAGGCTCGCTCAGGATCGGCACAGACGCGGACCTCACAATCGTCGATACGGACGAGGCGTGGACGCTAGAGGACCGTCACGCGCTTCACTCGAAAAACACCGTCACCCCGTTCGAAGGGGAGTCCTTCGTCGGCCGTGCTCACACGACGATCGTCCGCGGTCAGGTGGTTTACGAGGACGGACGCGTCACCGGCGAACCCGGCGACGGAACGCGCGTCGACGTCGATTGA
- a CDS encoding quinone-dependent dihydroorotate dehydrogenase: MSLYRQVRPLAFKLPPETAHTIGKRILGGLQSTGPTRAAVRWRYQYRHPSLSIDRFGTTFPNPIGVAAGFDKNAEVLRALSDLGFGFVEAGTVTPYPQEGNSRPRLFRLRNDEAMINRMGFNGDGMEAVRRRLESRPPSETPLGINIGKMNTSDESEALEDYRRVFSRLRPHGDYFVVNVSCPNTPDEFDEDDPEHLRSIFEVLTAENDRGKPILVKIGPESPTESLLELVDIVEAFDLDGLVATNTTTRRDDLTSSDRTEWGGLSGKPLESRSTEVVRTLAENTELPIIGVGGVDSAQSAYDKIKAGASLVQLYTGFVYNGPSTAREINEGLVELLQRDGFDSIEDAVGADLA; this comes from the coding sequence ATGAGTCTCTACAGGCAGGTACGTCCGCTCGCGTTCAAACTGCCACCGGAGACGGCACACACTATCGGTAAACGCATCTTGGGTGGCCTCCAGTCGACCGGTCCGACCCGCGCGGCGGTTCGATGGCGATACCAGTATCGCCACCCGTCACTCTCGATCGACCGGTTCGGAACGACGTTCCCGAATCCGATCGGCGTCGCCGCTGGTTTCGATAAGAACGCAGAAGTCCTCAGGGCTCTCTCCGATCTGGGCTTTGGCTTCGTCGAAGCGGGAACCGTCACCCCGTACCCACAGGAGGGAAATTCACGACCTCGGCTGTTTCGCTTACGGAACGACGAGGCGATGATCAATCGGATGGGGTTCAACGGCGACGGAATGGAAGCAGTACGCAGACGACTCGAGTCGCGACCACCGTCCGAGACGCCCCTCGGCATCAATATCGGAAAAATGAATACGTCGGACGAGTCCGAAGCGCTCGAAGATTACCGACGCGTCTTCTCCCGACTCCGTCCCCACGGCGACTACTTCGTCGTCAACGTCTCGTGTCCGAATACGCCCGACGAATTCGACGAAGACGACCCGGAACACCTTCGTTCGATATTCGAGGTCCTGACGGCGGAAAACGATCGCGGGAAACCGATACTGGTAAAGATCGGACCGGAGTCGCCGACCGAATCGTTACTCGAACTCGTCGATATCGTCGAAGCGTTCGACCTAGATGGTCTGGTAGCGACCAATACGACTACCCGTCGCGACGATCTCACCTCGAGCGATCGAACCGAGTGGGGTGGACTCAGCGGAAAGCCGCTCGAATCTCGATCGACCGAGGTCGTGCGGACGCTCGCCGAGAACACGGAGCTCCCGATCATCGGCGTCGGCGGGGTAGACTCGGCCCAGAGCGCCTACGATAAGATCAAAGCGGGAGCCTCGCTCGTCCAGCTATATACCGGATTCGTCTACAACGGTCCCTCCACCGCCCGCGAGATAAACGAAGGACTCGTCGAGTTACTTCAGCGAGACGGCTTCGACTCGATCGAGGATGCCGTCGGAGCGGATCTGGCGTGA
- a CDS encoding monovalent cation/H+ antiporter subunit E codes for MAAETVLVPVSDSVTIRQTIAYAVSELADGDRSSELHLVVAVPYDAAVPEGEKAVSELEDVLTRATLWATEDVGTAADISVETATIGTEEYLFGPRDYADRFAAYAEANDVDRLILDPEYHPGGTVPLLQPLERELTDVGLATETAPVERAATHGRLVGKATFDRVFALFWISYGFYLILGDPTYWFDLVTGAAVAGIVSLTLAQITFSTPPHRVHSPLRVVRFSLYIPYLIYEIVKANVLISAVILRPSMPIEPRLTRVNARVRSGLPLLALANSITLTPGTLTVRANDQRLLVHTLIPDAREDLFEGRLERAVRFVFYGRRAARIATPRERGDTEIVGGDHR; via the coding sequence ATGGCGGCTGAGACCGTTCTCGTCCCCGTCTCCGACTCAGTGACGATCCGTCAGACGATCGCGTACGCCGTTTCCGAACTGGCGGACGGCGATCGCTCCAGCGAACTCCACCTGGTCGTCGCGGTTCCGTACGACGCGGCCGTTCCGGAGGGTGAAAAGGCCGTTTCTGAGTTAGAAGACGTCCTCACTCGGGCGACGCTGTGGGCGACCGAAGACGTCGGCACTGCGGCGGATATCTCGGTCGAAACGGCGACGATCGGAACCGAGGAGTACCTCTTCGGGCCACGAGATTACGCCGATCGGTTCGCCGCGTACGCCGAGGCGAACGACGTCGATCGACTCATCCTCGACCCGGAGTACCATCCCGGGGGCACCGTTCCGCTGTTACAACCGCTCGAACGCGAACTGACCGACGTCGGCCTCGCTACTGAGACGGCGCCGGTCGAGCGAGCCGCCACGCACGGGCGCCTGGTCGGGAAAGCCACCTTCGACCGGGTCTTTGCGCTCTTCTGGATATCCTACGGATTCTATCTCATTCTCGGCGACCCGACCTACTGGTTCGATCTGGTGACGGGAGCGGCGGTCGCGGGGATCGTTTCGCTGACGCTCGCCCAGATTACATTTTCGACGCCGCCACACCGCGTACACTCGCCGCTCCGGGTCGTCCGCTTCTCGCTTTACATTCCGTACCTCATCTACGAGATCGTCAAGGCGAACGTGCTGATTTCGGCGGTCATCTTGCGGCCGTCGATGCCGATCGAACCGAGGTTGACGCGAGTGAATGCGCGCGTCAGAAGCGGCCTTCCGTTGCTCGCACTGGCAAACAGCATCACGCTCACGCCCGGAACGCTGACTGTTCGGGCAAACGACCAACGACTTCTCGTCCACACGCTCATTCCCGACGCGCGCGAAGACCTCTTCGAGGGGCGTCTCGAACGGGCCGTCCGCTTCGTCTTCTACGGGCGGCGGGCCGCGCGTATCGCGACGCCGCGCGAACGCGGCGATACGGAAATCGTCGGAGGTGACCATCGATGA
- a CDS encoding cation:proton antiporter has product MTPTWLSVEEVFLVAAALFVVLAIAMFYRAVKGPTTQDRLLAVNVLGTNTVVILALLAAGLDEPWFLDVALIYALLNFLMAVAISKFTVERGGVL; this is encoded by the coding sequence ATGACGCCGACGTGGCTCTCCGTCGAGGAGGTCTTTCTCGTGGCCGCGGCCCTGTTCGTCGTCCTGGCGATCGCGATGTTCTATCGCGCGGTCAAAGGACCGACGACGCAGGACCGACTGCTCGCGGTCAACGTCCTCGGGACGAACACCGTCGTCATCCTGGCGCTGCTCGCGGCCGGGCTCGACGAACCGTGGTTTCTCGACGTGGCGCTCATTTACGCGCTGCTCAACTTCCTGATGGCCGTTGCGATCTCTAAGTTCACGGTCGAGCGAGGCGGTGTGCTGTGA
- the mnhG gene encoding monovalent cation/H(+) antiporter subunit G, whose product MAEEIRFWAIMVLIGLGLFFTFVSAVGVIRLPDVYSRAHTASQTDTLGAGMALAAVALALGWQNATIYTVLLLFFVFITNPTAAHAIVRSASESGIDPWTPETDADAGVGDPDTEGAPEQYDESDDGGASR is encoded by the coding sequence ATCGCCGAGGAGATTCGCTTCTGGGCGATCATGGTCCTGATCGGACTCGGCCTGTTCTTCACGTTCGTCTCAGCAGTCGGCGTGATTCGCCTGCCCGACGTCTACTCGCGAGCGCACACGGCCTCACAGACGGACACGCTCGGCGCCGGCATGGCCCTCGCCGCGGTCGCGCTCGCGCTCGGGTGGCAAAACGCCACGATTTACACCGTCCTGTTGCTCTTCTTCGTGTTCATCACGAACCCGACCGCCGCACACGCGATCGTTCGCTCTGCCTCCGAGTCGGGTATCGATCCCTGGACGCCGGAGACCGACGCGGACGCCGGAGTCGGCGATCCCGACACCGAAGGGGCGCCAGAGCAGTACGACGAATCGGACGACGGAGGTGCGTCACGATGA
- a CDS encoding DUF4040 domain-containing protein, whose protein sequence is MTFAVAYTLAFFVIITAVATAMFRDVLSAIVVFGAYSLGMAIIYTFLLAPDVAMTEAAIGAGVTTILLLLTIARTTRPTSDRTFERVNLPAVAVVGGFLVVALVGILPEMYEIGDPGAPVWDNAQVTQYYLHNTYSDTGVQNAVTAVLAAYRGFDTFGEAVVVFAAGISVLIVLKREVFA, encoded by the coding sequence ATGACGTTCGCAGTTGCCTACACGTTGGCGTTCTTCGTCATCATCACGGCCGTCGCGACGGCGATGTTCCGGGACGTCCTCTCCGCGATCGTCGTGTTCGGAGCCTACAGCCTGGGAATGGCGATCATCTACACGTTCTTGCTGGCTCCCGACGTCGCGATGACCGAGGCGGCCATCGGCGCGGGCGTCACGACGATACTGCTGTTGTTGACGATCGCCCGGACCACGCGTCCGACGTCCGATCGGACGTTCGAGCGAGTGAACCTGCCCGCGGTCGCTGTCGTCGGCGGGTTTCTCGTCGTAGCGCTCGTCGGGATCTTACCCGAGATGTACGAAATCGGCGATCCCGGCGCGCCGGTCTGGGACAACGCGCAGGTCACCCAGTACTACCTCCACAACACCTACAGCGACACGGGCGTACAAAACGCCGTGACGGCGGTTCTGGCGGCCTACCGTGGATTCGACACGTTCGGAGAGGCGGTCGTCGTCTTCGCCGCCGGGATCTCGGTTCTGATCGTGCTCAAACGGGAGGTGTTCGCCTGA
- a CDS encoding MnhB domain-containing protein encodes MADPVDDTYTESQVIMTAVKIIAPFTLTYGLFMTFHGADTPGGSFQGGAIIGVTILMLAFAFGIEPTRQWLKNSVLVGLVAGGVAVFVGVGLAAIALGGNFLQYDRFETVLGIPDGTKWGMEAIEIGGIALIVAGVVVTLFFATAAGFPPKLREHNGHSRRNGPSDGSGGVATDAGPDSVDGGDD; translated from the coding sequence ATGGCGGATCCCGTCGATGACACCTACACGGAGAGTCAGGTGATCATGACCGCGGTGAAGATCATCGCCCCGTTTACGCTAACCTACGGACTCTTTATGACATTCCACGGCGCGGACACGCCCGGCGGTAGTTTCCAGGGCGGTGCGATTATCGGGGTGACGATCCTGATGCTCGCGTTCGCGTTCGGTATCGAACCGACTCGTCAGTGGCTCAAGAACTCGGTTCTGGTCGGACTCGTCGCGGGCGGCGTCGCGGTCTTCGTCGGTGTCGGACTCGCTGCGATCGCGCTGGGGGGTAATTTCCTCCAGTACGACCGGTTCGAGACGGTTCTCGGGATTCCTGACGGAACGAAGTGGGGCATGGAGGCGATCGAAATCGGTGGTATCGCCCTCATCGTCGCCGGCGTGGTCGTGACGCTGTTCTTCGCCACCGCGGCCGGCTTCCCGCCGAAACTGAGAGAGCACAACGGTCACTCGAGAAGAAACGGTCCGAGTGACGGATCAGGTGGAGTGGCGACCGATGCCGGTCCCGACTCGGTAGACGGAGGTGACGACTGA
- a CDS encoding cation:proton antiporter subunit C: MALELLTGTFAYATMFVLLAVGLYMMIANENLVKKIIGVNLFQTAIFLFFVSVAYVEEGSSPVVPAEADPEGLVLASPLPHVIVLTAIVVGVALTAVGLALVVRIYAEYGTLREDTLREVRTDE; this comes from the coding sequence ATGGCGCTCGAGCTGTTGACGGGCACGTTCGCCTATGCGACGATGTTCGTCCTGCTCGCGGTCGGACTCTACATGATGATCGCGAACGAGAACCTCGTCAAGAAGATCATCGGGGTAAACCTCTTCCAGACGGCCATCTTCCTGTTCTTCGTCTCGGTCGCCTACGTCGAGGAGGGCTCCTCGCCAGTCGTGCCGGCGGAGGCCGATCCCGAGGGTCTCGTCCTCGCCAGTCCGCTCCCGCACGTGATCGTGCTCACCGCCATCGTCGTCGGCGTCGCGCTGACGGCGGTCGGCCTGGCGCTGGTGGTTAGAATCTACGCGGAGTACGGAACGCTTCGCGAGGACACGCTCCGGGAGGTGCGTACCGATGAGTGA
- a CDS encoding monovalent cation/H+ antiporter subunit D family protein: MSDGFASIAGLLAPLLTDPGAILDLTFEVELLPALLVAVPILAAAVPIVLGLRFDRTGWSVALLTSLGLFAGTIAIAREVYATGGYTQVIHEVGGYPAPYGIELVADEFSTIIALLVTGSAVGVLAYTRVGGPRGSTFYAAYLLLTGGLLGLSFTGDAFNMFVFLEIVGLATYGLIARGDSAESAVAALKYLVLGTLGASLYLLGVGLLFMATGHLNMEFINSELYDGALVENETLVRASFAFVFVGFAIKVAQWPLHTWQPDAYQRAPDGITPLIAALVSTVSAYALGRILFTVYGVEFVTATPYVQEIILTVGIASVMAGSILAVTQTDVKRMLAYSSVSQFGLIVAAYGLATPLALVGAIVHLVGHGLMKAGLFLGAGVVAAGYGARRVREFAGLAEHRPVAAASIAVLAISLVGIPPSIGFIGKWYIAVGAIQAEAWTVAAVIFLSTMLTLLYVARLLETMYFTPASARSSGHAVTGESGHGDAVATDGGEEANESFGDRRSADSSRRRRVSVGMLAIVAVFAVLTVGLGFAGDVLYEAIEPFAEEVFDDG; this comes from the coding sequence ATGAGTGACGGATTTGCGTCGATTGCGGGGCTGCTGGCACCGTTGCTTACCGATCCCGGGGCCATCCTCGACCTCACCTTCGAGGTCGAACTGCTCCCGGCGCTGCTCGTGGCCGTCCCGATTCTGGCCGCCGCCGTGCCGATCGTGCTCGGATTGCGATTCGATCGGACGGGGTGGTCTGTTGCACTCCTGACGTCTCTGGGACTGTTCGCCGGTACGATCGCGATCGCTCGCGAAGTGTACGCAACGGGCGGGTACACCCAGGTCATCCACGAAGTCGGCGGCTATCCGGCCCCCTACGGGATCGAACTCGTCGCCGACGAGTTCTCGACGATCATCGCCCTGCTGGTCACCGGATCCGCCGTCGGCGTCCTGGCGTACACGCGAGTGGGCGGACCGCGTGGATCCACATTTTACGCAGCCTACCTGCTCCTCACCGGCGGTTTGCTCGGCCTCTCGTTCACCGGTGACGCGTTCAACATGTTCGTCTTCCTGGAGATCGTCGGGCTCGCGACGTACGGGTTGATCGCCAGGGGCGACAGCGCGGAGTCGGCCGTGGCGGCGTTGAAATACCTCGTCCTCGGAACGCTCGGCGCGTCGCTCTACCTGCTCGGGGTGGGCCTGCTCTTCATGGCGACCGGCCACCTCAACATGGAATTCATCAATAGCGAGTTGTACGACGGCGCGCTGGTCGAAAACGAGACGCTCGTCCGCGCGTCGTTCGCGTTCGTCTTCGTCGGCTTCGCCATCAAAGTCGCCCAGTGGCCACTTCACACCTGGCAGCCGGACGCCTACCAGCGGGCGCCGGACGGAATCACCCCGTTGATCGCCGCCCTCGTCTCGACGGTTTCTGCCTACGCCCTCGGGCGGATTCTCTTTACGGTCTACGGCGTCGAGTTCGTCACTGCGACGCCCTACGTCCAGGAGATCATCCTCACGGTCGGCATCGCGAGCGTGATGGCCGGCTCGATTCTCGCCGTCACCCAGACCGACGTCAAGCGAATGCTCGCGTACTCGTCGGTCTCGCAGTTCGGCCTGATCGTCGCCGCGTACGGACTCGCGACGCCGCTCGCGCTCGTCGGTGCGATCGTCCACCTGGTCGGTCACGGGCTAATGAAAGCGGGTCTCTTCCTCGGTGCGGGCGTCGTCGCCGCAGGATACGGGGCGCGACGCGTCAGGGAGTTCGCCGGCCTCGCCGAACACCGGCCGGTCGCCGCGGCCTCGATCGCCGTACTCGCGATCTCGCTGGTCGGCATTCCGCCGTCGATCGGCTTTATCGGAAAGTGGTACATCGCGGTCGGCGCCATCCAGGCCGAAGCGTGGACGGTCGCGGCCGTCATCTTCCTGTCGACCATGTTGACGCTGCTGTACGTCGCCCGGTTGCTGGAGACGATGTACTTCACACCCGCCTCGGCGCGTTCGTCCGGCCACGCCGTCACCGGCGAGTCGGGCCACGGCGATGCGGTCGCAACCGACGGTGGCGAAGAAGCGAACGAATCGTTCGGTGACCGCCGGTCGGCGGACTCCAGTCGACGACGGCGCGTGTCGGTCGGCATGCTCGCGATCGTCGCGGTGTTCGCGGTACTGACTGTTGGACTCGGCTTCGCCGGTGATGTGCTCTACGAGGCGATCGAGCCGTTTGCAGAGGAGGTGTTCGACGATGGTTGA